In a genomic window of [Empedobacter] haloabium:
- a CDS encoding permease, whose product MQRILSFDMNPPLALPLRFFLTVPVFAALAAGLLLWQGDAALATRWSPVTLALTHLLTLGCLTMAMTGALLQILPVMAGITVPGSVRAGHVMHGLLVAGTLLLALAFLLQRPWLFAPAVAALGACFLLLLGACTVGLWQQYPSGADASLTAIRLALAALAVTVTLGLLLAVSYAWPEVLALPLLTLTDLHATWGLLGWVGLLVIGVAFQVVPMFQVTEPYPRWLTGGYCTTLFLLLVAASLSSGVAEPFRLASLALLGLGYGGFALATLWLLAHRKRPTADVTTLFWRAALASLVAALMAGLLPHDDRVDLARGMLLIVGFALATINGMLYKIVPFLTWYHLQHAGDGRKAGVPGIQSIIPAAHARGQFLLHCAALVLLLAACFFPALLTRPAAVLLCLSCGTLFVNLWRATRLYTRLRRATDAGSVPAVAPVH is encoded by the coding sequence ATGCAACGTATCCTGTCGTTCGACATGAACCCGCCGCTGGCCCTGCCGCTGCGCTTCTTCCTGACAGTGCCGGTGTTTGCCGCGCTGGCCGCCGGCCTGCTGCTGTGGCAGGGCGACGCCGCGCTGGCAACGCGCTGGTCGCCCGTCACCTTGGCCCTGACGCACCTGCTGACGCTGGGCTGCCTGACGATGGCGATGACGGGCGCGCTGCTGCAGATCCTGCCAGTCATGGCCGGCATCACGGTGCCGGGCAGCGTGCGCGCCGGCCACGTCATGCATGGCCTGCTGGTGGCCGGTACCTTGCTGCTGGCACTGGCCTTCCTGCTGCAGCGGCCCTGGCTGTTCGCGCCCGCCGTCGCCGCGCTGGGCGCTTGCTTCCTCTTGCTGCTGGGCGCCTGCACTGTGGGCCTGTGGCAGCAGTATCCCAGCGGCGCGGACGCGTCGCTGACGGCCATCCGCCTGGCGCTGGCCGCGCTGGCCGTGACGGTGACGCTGGGCCTGCTGCTGGCCGTCTCCTACGCCTGGCCCGAGGTGCTCGCGCTGCCGCTGCTGACCCTGACCGACCTGCACGCCACCTGGGGCCTGCTGGGCTGGGTCGGCCTGCTGGTGATCGGCGTGGCGTTCCAGGTCGTGCCGATGTTCCAGGTGACGGAGCCCTACCCGCGCTGGCTGACGGGCGGCTACTGCACCACCCTGTTCCTGCTGCTGGTCGCCGCGTCGCTTTCCAGCGGCGTGGCCGAACCGTTCCGCCTGGCCAGCCTGGCCTTGCTGGGACTGGGCTATGGCGGCTTCGCACTGGCGACCCTGTGGCTGCTGGCGCACCGCAAGCGGCCTACGGCCGACGTCACCACGCTGTTCTGGCGCGCCGCGCTGGCCAGCCTGGTGGCGGCGCTGATGGCCGGCCTGCTGCCGCACGACGACCGCGTCGACCTGGCGCGCGGCATGCTGCTGATCGTCGGCTTCGCGCTCGCCACCATCAACGGCATGCTGTACAAGATCGTGCCGTTCCTGACCTGGTATCACCTGCAGCACGCGGGCGACGGCCGCAAGGCCGGCGTGCCCGGCATCCAGAGCATCATTCCGGCCGCGCATGCGCGCGGCCAGTTCCTGCTGCACTGCGCCGCGCTGGTGCTGCTGCTGGCGGCCTGCTTCTTCCCGGCCCTGCTGACGCGTCCCGCCGCGGTGCTGCTGTGCCTTTCCTGCGGCACGCTGTTCGTCAACCTGTGGCGCGCCACCCGGCTGTACACACGTCTGCGCCGCGCCACCGACGCCGGGTCGGTGCCCGCCGTCGCGCCGGTCCACTAA
- a CDS encoding U32 family peptidase, whose translation MKIAVGPLLYYWPRATVMSFYEEVAAGPADIVYLGETVCSRRHELRAADWIAVAELLRGAGKEVVLSSMALLESSADVTALRKLAQNGRFEIEANDMGAVQLTDGRPFVAGPHLNIYNGGTLQLLHSMGARRWVMPLEMSRKSLDVLQAARPAGMETEVFALGRMPLAFSARCFTARHRNLPKDDCRFSCIAHPDGLRMDTREGKPFLVLNGIQTQSAAVYNLAGEFDALVASGVDVLRISPQSEHTAQIVARFDTLRRGADAAAVAADVTTLLPDAACDGYWHGRPGLELAGRVA comes from the coding sequence CTGAAGATCGCCGTGGGGCCGCTGCTGTATTACTGGCCGCGCGCCACCGTCATGTCGTTTTACGAGGAGGTGGCGGCCGGGCCGGCCGACATCGTCTACCTGGGCGAGACCGTCTGTTCGCGCCGCCACGAGCTGCGCGCGGCAGACTGGATTGCCGTGGCCGAGCTGCTGCGCGGGGCCGGCAAGGAGGTGGTGCTGTCCAGCATGGCGCTGCTGGAGTCGAGCGCCGACGTGACGGCCTTGCGCAAGCTGGCCCAGAACGGCCGCTTCGAGATCGAGGCCAACGACATGGGCGCCGTGCAGCTGACCGACGGCCGTCCGTTCGTGGCCGGGCCGCACCTGAACATCTATAACGGCGGCACCCTGCAACTGCTGCACTCGATGGGCGCACGGCGCTGGGTGATGCCGCTGGAGATGAGCCGCAAGTCGCTCGACGTGCTGCAGGCCGCGCGCCCGGCCGGCATGGAGACGGAAGTGTTCGCGCTCGGCCGCATGCCGCTGGCGTTCTCGGCGCGCTGTTTTACCGCGCGCCATCGCAACCTGCCGAAGGACGACTGCCGTTTCAGCTGCATCGCCCACCCGGACGGCCTGCGCATGGACACCCGCGAAGGCAAGCCCTTCCTGGTCCTGAACGGCATCCAGACCCAGTCGGCGGCCGTCTACAACCTGGCTGGCGAATTCGACGCGCTGGTGGCCAGCGGCGTCGACGTGCTGCGTATCAGCCCGCAGTCGGAACATACGGCGCAGATCGTCGCCCGCTTCGACACGTTGCGCCGCGGCGCGGACGCCGCCGCCGTCGCGGCCGACGTGACGACGCTGCTGCCGGATGCCGCCTGCGACGGCTACTGGCACGGCCGGCCCGGACTCGAACTGGCCGGGAGGGTGGCATGA
- a CDS encoding hemerythrin domain-containing protein, producing the protein MTTLHEYLADEHRACDAHYLQAEAHIADRDWDAACDAFGRFACALEQHLRGEEALLFPAMEKVLGSGAGPTAVMRMEHQHIRVLVQRMADAIDAHDANACFDHADSLRILMHQHNLKEENVLYPTALHLLGASAQPLLEQLRRQWEQPVGEAA; encoded by the coding sequence ATGACCACGCTGCACGAGTACCTGGCCGACGAACACCGCGCCTGCGATGCGCATTACCTGCAGGCCGAGGCGCACATCGCCGACCGCGACTGGGATGCCGCCTGCGACGCGTTCGGCCGCTTCGCCTGCGCGCTGGAACAGCACCTGCGCGGCGAGGAAGCGCTGTTGTTCCCGGCGATGGAAAAAGTGCTGGGCAGCGGCGCCGGTCCCACCGCCGTGATGCGGATGGAGCACCAGCACATCCGCGTGCTGGTGCAGCGCATGGCCGATGCCATCGACGCGCACGATGCCAACGCCTGCTTCGACCACGCCGACAGCCTGCGCATCCTGATGCACCAACATAATCTGAAGGAGGAGAACGTGCTGTACCCGACCGCCCTGCACCTCCTGGGCGCCAGCGCGCAGCCGCTCCTGGAGCAGTTGCGGCGCCAATGGGAGCAGCCGGTCGGGGAGGCAGCGTGA
- a CDS encoding peptidase U32 family protein, which translates to MTEPSSPSSFELVCPAGSLPALKAAVDNGADCVYLGFRDATNARNFAGLNFDEAAIAQGIAYAKARGRKVLLALNTYPQPGMEALWRGAIERAADAGVDAVILADPGLMRYAAERFPHLRLHLSVQGSATNVEAIAFYRRHFGIARAVLPRVLSLAQVEHVVANTDVEIEVFGFGSLCVMVEGRCALSSYATGESPNTHGVCSPARAVRWENGPRGLESRLNGVLIDRYAEHEHASYPTLCKGRFDVADETYYAIEEPASLNTLELLPRLLEIGVRAVKIEGRQRSPAYVAQVTRVWRDAIDAARTNAARFSVKPDWMNQLNALAEGQQHTLGAYHRAWK; encoded by the coding sequence ATGACCGAACCGTCTTCCCCATCCTCCTTTGAACTGGTGTGCCCGGCCGGCAGCCTGCCCGCGCTGAAAGCGGCCGTGGACAACGGCGCCGATTGCGTCTACCTGGGCTTTCGCGACGCCACCAATGCGCGCAACTTCGCTGGCCTCAATTTCGACGAAGCCGCCATTGCGCAAGGCATCGCCTATGCCAAGGCGCGCGGCCGCAAGGTGCTGCTGGCCCTGAACACGTATCCGCAACCGGGCATGGAGGCGCTGTGGCGCGGTGCCATCGAACGCGCGGCAGATGCCGGCGTCGATGCCGTGATCCTGGCCGACCCGGGCCTGATGCGCTACGCCGCCGAACGCTTCCCGCATCTGCGGCTGCACCTGTCGGTGCAGGGCTCGGCGACGAACGTCGAGGCCATCGCCTTCTACCGGCGCCACTTCGGCATTGCCCGCGCCGTGCTGCCGCGCGTGCTGTCGCTGGCGCAGGTCGAACACGTGGTCGCCAATACCGACGTGGAGATCGAGGTGTTCGGCTTCGGCAGCCTGTGCGTGATGGTGGAAGGGCGCTGCGCGCTGTCGTCGTATGCCACCGGCGAATCGCCCAACACGCATGGCGTGTGTTCGCCGGCACGCGCGGTGCGCTGGGAAAACGGCCCGCGCGGCCTGGAGTCGCGCCTGAACGGGGTGCTGATCGACCGCTACGCCGAGCACGAACACGCCAGCTACCCGACCCTGTGCAAGGGCCGCTTCGACGTGGCCGACGAAACCTATTACGCGATCGAGGAGCCGGCCAGCCTGAACACGCTGGAGCTGCTGCCCCGGCTGCTCGAGATCGGTGTGCGCGCCGTCAAGATCGAGGGCCGCCAGCGCAGCCCGGCCTACGTGGCGCAGGTCACACGCGTGTGGCGCGACGCCATCGACGCGGCGCGCACGAATGCCGCGCGCTTCTCGGTCAAGCCGGACTGGATGAACCAACTGAACGCACTGGCCGAAGGCCAGCAACACACGCTGGGCGCGTACCACCGCGCCTGGAAATAA
- a CDS encoding DUF2249 domain-containing protein translates to MKNPIPADDPLQWPATLLDVGGLEAPEPMVRILEALDTLPERGSLRVLIDREPHPLYRVLERYEFRHRTCPTGDGRYELLIWQLPLSSAA, encoded by the coding sequence GTGAAGAATCCGATCCCTGCGGACGACCCGCTGCAATGGCCCGCGACCCTGCTGGACGTGGGCGGCCTGGAAGCGCCGGAGCCGATGGTGCGCATCCTGGAAGCGCTCGATACCTTGCCCGAGCGCGGCAGCCTGCGCGTGCTGATCGACCGCGAACCGCACCCGCTGTACCGCGTGCTGGAGCGCTACGAGTTCCGCCACCGCACCTGCCCGACCGGCGACGGCCGCTATGAACTGCTGATCTGGCAGTTGCCTCTGTCCAGCGCCGCATAA